The nucleotide window CACCTGCCCCTTACCAATCTCATGGGCTTTAAGGAGCCCACACTGGGGTCTGATGTACCCCAGGCCTCCGAGGTGGGGTATTCTCCAGGCTCCAGGATGTAGGGAGTGCCTTCAAAGAAGGGTTTAGGGTACAGCAGCCacctggtgggggggaggcagagaggcggCTGTATCCCAGATACCCAGGGACACAGACTGGTGGATGGGGGGAAGGCTTAGAGGGAAGAAGTTTTAGGAGAAGAGGCCCCCCAGCAAGGGGATGCTGGGGGATATTTCAGGCccccataatcttttttttaaatttttttaaatgtttatttatttttgaaagagagagacagagacagagcacggtggaggggaggggcagagacagaaacacagaatctgaagcaggctctaggctccaagctgtcagcacagagcccgaagcagggctcaaactcatggaccaagagatcatggcctgagccgaagtcagacgcttaaccgactgagccacccaggcaccccaggccccCATAATCTCTTGCAGTAACCACTCCATTAGCCCCCCTTCCTCTGGCCTGGCACTCTCTAATTTCATGCAGCAACTGGAGAGTTCTCTCCTGCACACATACCCACTTAGGGACCCCAAGTAGTTCCCCGTTAGCCCACAATACAGCCCAGATGCACAGAGGCCCTTTGATCTGtctccctgccttcttcctgggCCTCACATCTCCCCACTTGCTGCCTTCTTGGGCCAGCCTGAACTTTCGAGGCTTAGATCTCTCACCTCTGGGCCTTGGCGGGTGTTGTTCCCTCTGCTAGATATACTCTTCCCCattcaattaacaaatatttagggGCATCAACCCTGTGCTGGCCTCTGCTTCAGGCAtcagggatacagcagtgaacaaaatatacaaaagccCTTCGTGCCCTGCTCTCACTGTGCTGAGATTCTTCTGGGGCCAATTCACCCCAGCTGAGGTGCTTCCTCCTCCAAGAAGGCTTCTCTGACTTCAAGTGCTCTTCTCGGGTTTGGTGCTTTTCTATGCTCCCCCATCCCAGAACTCTGCCACTGTCTTCTTACTCGACCGTTGCCTCCAGTAGACTAAGCACTTCTTGAGGGCAAGAGCTGTGTCCTATCACCTCTATGTCCCCAGCACAATGAAGGCCAAATGAAGGGATTCCAGAATAGCCCAGACTCACAGTCCTGCAGAGACAGTGGCAGATGCCACCCGCAGGGGCCTCTCCAGGCCCTGGGGGTCCTCCAAGGCATCCGTTAGCTTCACTTGCTCCCCCTTGAGGCTCTCTTCAGAGTACAAGATGATCTCTGGGGTAATGTAGTCCTGCAGAAGGAGAGAGGTGGAAAAGGAAGAGTGAAACAGAACCCCTCAGAGACTACCTCCCCACCAGTATCTGCTTCCTCAAGTCTGTCCAGCCCAGGCCCCAGGGAACTTCTGGGAAACCTCTGTGGCCATCTCCGCAGAAGCCAGGAGGGTGACTGGGGTGTTCTCTGCAAGGTCGGCCACACAAGCCTGAGACCAAAGCCCTTCCTTTGGCGCTGGGCCTTTGGTACCGGTTACCAAAGTTCCCAGCAAGAGCCTGCCAATTGCCATGCCCCGGATAGCCTGATTTCCAGCCCGGTTGAGAGACGAACTGGATGGACAGCCACTTCCTGAGGCCTAACTTTGACTCTTCCTCCGTATACAATTCCCGCCCTTGTCCAGACTGGCTTCTACCCACATCTTATCCTAGGCAGCAGCGGATCCTATCTGCATGCCGGGTGTTTCTTCCCCACTAGGATCGTTTTCATTCCCTCGCTCCTCATCAAACGCTTAGGAAGCATCTACTGAGGGCAGGGGACGATGCTAAGGGCGTGCCCTACCCCATCCCACTTGGCCCTCCCAACGGGAGTTATGACTCCATTCACAGGctaggaaagtgaggctcagtgAAGTTGAGCGGAGCGGCCTGCCCGAGGGCACAAAGCCTGTGCGTAGCAGGGCAAAGAACAGAGCAACGTAGTTTTTGTTCTCTGTTGCAACCAGCACCTCCCACGTGCCTGGAACACACTCGGCACCCAATCAATGCTGAACGAATGACATGAAACTAGGTCCACCTGACTTCAAAgcccttgttttttttctcccgtACCTCGTTACCTCCTACATGAAGATGAATTTATTGTGAGAAGCTCACAATAAATTGTCCACAAACACTTGGGTGTTTCTGGAGAGGCTTTCACAACTATTCCCCCTTCGCATAGCTGGGCCACTGCCCTAGTTAAGACTCGTCAGCTCTCGTCCTCTCTTACCAGGAGGATTGCAACAGCTCTGTCTTAGGGTTATTtgtactttcattaaaaaaaaaaaaaaatctgatcggCCTTGCTTTCAGAGCTATTgctttctcttctgtgtctccctggtgGTCAAGATGGTGTTACCCAGCGTCTCCCTGGTGGTCAAGATGGTGTTACCCAGCTTAAGTTTGGTAGTTTGTAAATTTGGGTTAGGAAAAcggtatttttttcccccactttacGGATACGAAACTAGAATATTGActatgccttttcattttttttttcattttttttaacgtttatttatttttttaatttttttttcaacgttttttatttatttttgggacagagagagacggagcatgaacgggggagggtcagagagagggagacacagaatctgaaacaggctccaggctctgagctgtcagcacagagcccgacgcagggcttgaactcacggaccgtgagatcatgacctgagccgaagtcggccgcttaaccgactgagccacccaggcgccccttgactatGCCTTTTCAAACCACACACCTCTCCCTCAAAATTCAGAGGGGCCCCTCACCTGGAAATCACAGCCCTGCCTCATGTTCCCGGCTCAGGGATTTCTCCTCCCGGCAGCCAGAGAGATGTTTATAAATCCCTAATCTGCTTATATGGCTTTCCTGCTTCAAACCCAACCCTCATACGCTCATGTGCATGAGTCctgcagggcagagggcagagggcaggtcTCCTCCTCCAACCCACTGCctggcacggtgcctggcacacagcaaactACTAAGCAGCATcagtgagcaaatgaatgaacagaCGCCTGTGGCACCCTAAGTCTGCATGTGGGCCTGAAATCCTGGGCCCTGGGTGGTGGGCCAGCACCCACAGACCCTTCCCCCCATTTCTGTTGCTCTAACCGAACCTTCTCCAACGCCAGCTCAGACTTCCCCAGGCTGCTTTCCGAAGCTGGGGCTtggcctctgcctgcccctccccaagccaGGCTGTGCACCCCAAAACCTCTTTCTTCCCCAGGTGGCTTGGAGGTCAAGAAGCTAGAGGCGACTACCTATAGACAACTCCAGGCACCTGCGGCTGTCCCCTTCCTCAGGAGCTGGGGCCTGGGGAAGGCAGGGCAACATCTGACCCCCGCTCCCAGCCACTCACCCGGACAACCCGCCTCAGGGAGCCAATGCCTTGCTTGCTCCATGCTGGCGACAGGGCTCCTAGTTCCACATCTCCTTCCGGCAGGACCAGCTTCCGGCCCCGGAACTCTGGTTCTTTGTATAGCACCCAACTGTGGGCACAGAGACCCAGGGTCAGTGATGGGGAGAGGATGTACCCACAAGGCAGGGTGGCTGAAAGGGGTTTCTGCCAGGTTGGCCTGGGCACATCTCACTGCCCCGGCATCCCCCAGGTCCACAAgcagccccccagccccgccctggcAGTCTGCGCTCACCAGCCTCGAACCACCCTCACGGAGGCCATGCTGGCCCAGCCGGAGGTGTCGGCAACGTCTTGCCAGACCTCCTTGCTGCTGCCTTGGCAGCCAGGCTCTGAGAAGAGGATCATCTggagaagacacagaggaaaTCCTCAGGCCCTGTCCCTAGGTCCTTGCTTccggctgcccccccccccccaccccacgtgcCCACCCTACCTTTCCAGGCCTGGTGTTCCGCTTGCCCTGGGTCTTCAACGCTGGGCTCTGGCGTGGAGGTGATAAAAAGTCTTACGGAGTTGCCTCCTTACCGCCTCCCCACCACCCGCCATTCCGAGGATCCCACATATTCCCTGTTGGCCTCCACTCCCAAGGAGCTGGCCTGCAGAGGATGTCACCCACCTCCAGGGACCTTGTCACCCCATCCCAGGGGTGGGTGCCTCttgctccccttccccagctcccaaGAGATCAGGGCCACTAAGCCCTTTGGACTTCACAGTGCAAACCTTCTGCTGTGTGAATAGGGCAACTGAGGCCCGGAAAGGTGTGGCTTGTGTAAGGTCACACCGAACTAGACATCAGACCCAATCCTCTGGCTTCTCGAGACTCTGTTCCCAGCACCATGGTCCTCCTACCACCCAGACCCTGCCCCAGGCGAGGCCAGGcaccctcccttgctcacccaAGGCCTCACTCACCCACTCCTCCAGGGGCCGGGCACATGCAGGTTTCCCCGGCAGTGGCCTTTCACTGCAGAGCAGGGGCAGCTGTCCTGGCACCTTCCTGAGCCCTGGTGCCACGTGGGGTGGCAGAGCAGACAGTTTTGTGCCCAGTGGTTCCAAGGTGGGGGCCTCCTGGGTGCCAGGCACCCGACCGCCAAAGAGAAGGCTGCCTCCAAGACGGGAAATGGGCCTGCTCCCCGCCTGCCACTCGGGCCCCAGCTCTGCGTGGGGGCCCTTGGCATCTGCTACGTGCTTCTTCATCATCTCCAGAGGAGAACTAGAGGCCTGGGGGGACCTGGCAGGGCGAGAGGCCCAGGAGGAGCTGGGCCTGGAGCTCTCCTGCCTACGCTGGAGCTTCTCATCATCGCTCAAGTAAGGATTCTCtggttcttcctcctcttcttcctcctcctcctctttctcttctcgtGTGGGCACCTCTTGGGGGCCGGGTCCGAGCACGCATGGTCCGGGCTGGTCCTCCTCGATGGCGGGCAACGTGGCGTACATGGCCAGGTAGGAGGAGCGGGGGGCTCGTGGCAGCCGGTGAGTACGGAGGATCTCCGGGGGCTCCATGCTCCGCAGAGTATCCAGAAAAATCTCCAGGTCAGCAGCCagggccacctcctcctccttggcTGTCTCTGGGAGCATCTTGCCCTCAATGGAGTCAGGGACAAGCTGCGACTCTAGACTGGCCTCTGCCCCCATCAGTACTGGGGCAGGAAGGCCTCCCGGGCTGGGGGACAATTTGCCCacggaggagggggcagggagaacagCAGTGTCCTGGACAATCACTTTCTGGGTGGAAAACGGAGCAGCAGAAGCACCAGGACCCTGGATAGCCTCCTTTTGGGTTGGAGATGAGATGGGGCTCACTGCAGAGCCGCCAACAACCTCACCCTGCTGGGGGGATAGGAGAGTGGAAGCAGTCAGGCCTCGAACAGCCTCATCCTTGATGAGAGGAGCAAGGCCGCCTTCTATACTCTGGACAGCCTCTTTTTGGGAGCTAGGGCTGCCTTCTGGGGCCTGGACAACCTTGGCTGGCTTGGGGGATGAGGTGACGGGAGCACTGCGATCCTGCACAACCTCTttctgggcagggggtgggtcaGCCAGAACACCAGggccctgtgctctctctttctgggtAAAGGAGAAAATAGTGACATCTTCAGAGTCCTGAACAAACTTATTCCTTGGGGGGGACGAAGCAGAAAGCCCTCCTGAGCTGGGGACAGCCTTCCTCCTTGTAGAAGATGGAGCAAGAGGCTGTCCAGGGACTGTAACAACAACCTCGGTCTTCACCGCGGGCGGGATGGTGACAGCAGAGGGATCTGTGAGTCCTTCCCTCTTTACAGAGGGCAGCGCCTGGGGTCCCCTGGGCTTGCCACTGAGCTGGGTCCTGGGGTGAGTAGGCACCACAGGCTGCTCTGGAGGATGGActgggcccagggaggggggatgggcctgCTGTCTGGGAGAGGAAGGTAATGGTGCATGGTCCTGAGAAGTCTGGAGAGGGAGCTGGGTGGAGCGGGGGGCTCCCTGCACCCTGGGGACCTCAGAGGCTCTGGCCTCTGGGGCTCTGCTCTGGTCTTGGTCTGGGTGAGCTGCAGGGACGTCCAGGTTCTGAGGTGGGTGTACATCCTCTGGGACGCGTGCAGGGGCCAGAGCAGATCTGTCCTTTGGCTCTGCCATCCCCGTGTCAGGCAGCTGCCCCAAGGCTGCCCCCACCGTGCTGCCCAGACCCGGGCTCCTTGGCACAACAGCCGTGGGCCTGGGAAGCCGGCTGGCAGGTAGGCTACGCTCGCCAGGCACAAGGCTACTAATCAGCTCCCGGGCTTGACTGCGGCTAGGTGAGCCCTCAGCTTGGGGGCTCACCACCACTGCCCGTGCGACGCGAGCAACATTGCGGCCCCGTGGCAGGGCCTCGCCCGAGAGCACTGGCCCCACAGTCACAGAGCTGTTCACCCGTCGCTCCACATGCCCTCCCACCACCACGGTGGTCTGCACAGTGCGTGTCACTCGCCGTTCCTCGAGGCTCCGGGGGCTTCCGCTGATGAGACTTACACCCGGGTGGGGGCTTGGCTCGCGGGGCCCAGGCAGGGGCACCAAAATCTCAGTCCTGGCCACAGCTCCCCGGCTTGCTGGCTCAGTCCTGGGCTCCTGGGGACTGCCATCGCCCTGGCCTACGGCCTCCTTCAGCCTTCCCACTGGCCTTTTCTCCTTGGGGGCTAGTATGTACTTCTTGGAAAAGATGGGCCCGTGGCTCTGGAAGCTCCTGGAGTCAGCCTCATCCCGGGGTCCCTGGAAATTTATCGTTGTTTCTTCCCGTGCTGCAAAACCATTGACTTCCTCTCGGCCGTGGCTGTACTCAAGCGTCTCCTCCGGGGGGGCTTCTATCCGGGCCCCCGACACCAGGGACACCTTGTGAAAACGGTGTCTCATCTCTTCCTGGGCAGGGGGCCGCCGCCACATCAGCGTGGCACTCACCACTGGAGCCTCGGCCTGAGCTGGGGGCCCACCTGCCTCCTCCATGTTGGGCCCCAGCAACCTGTCCTGAGGCGTCCTTGGCTCACTGTAGTCCAGCTGCCTGCAGATGATGccaggaagaagagagacagagtcagggGGTGGTGAGAGTGATTCTCGGCAGGACAGAGGCACCACCCCTGCCAAGCCCAGGCTCAGTAACCCCAGGCAAGTCATTTGACTTTTTGggtctttgtttcttcatctgtaaaatgggtgtgatACTCCCAGCTCTCCCACTATCTCCCCACTTTCAGATGGTCCCCAATGCCAGGGGTTCTTCAAGGGGTGAACTTGAGGCCTGAGcctaaaggagagagaagggagacggCAAAAAAGCATATGGGGCAGACTCACTGGTCTATGGAAGGGGCTGCGACTCTGCCCAAGGAGCCCTGGGTCTAGTCCTCCAAGgagccaaaaactagaaaaccaGGCAACTGTTCTGACCCTGTTCCTGACCattataagggaagggaaggaaaggtggGCTATGACCTCAGGCAAAGCTGAGCTTCCCCTGACCCTATTGCTTACTAGCTGGATGATCGTGGGCCGGCCGCTTCTCCCCTTCGAGTTTCAGGGTCCCCAGCCACAAAACTGGAACGGTAAGGACATGTTTCATAGTTATTGTCCGGCTCcagtaagagaaaaagaatgaaaagtcgcttaaaaatgaaaccactggggcacctgggtggctcagtcagctaagcgtctgacttcagctcaggtcacgatctcgtggctcgtgcgttcgagccctgcatcgggctctgcactgacagcgcggagcctgctttggatcctctgtcttcctctctctctgcccctccccagctcatactctttctttctctctcaaaaataagtaaacattaaaaaataaaaaggaaaccactGGCGCATAGATTTCCCACAGTCGCCTCGGAGAACCGTGACCAAATGTTAGCAGGTGTGCACACGCGTGTACCGGCAAGAGCATGTTGGTGATAGCTGTCCGAGCCTAAGTGCACATCTGAGTGCATCTGTGGGCCTGAACGAAGCCCAGCAGGACACAGCACTTTGGATTTGAATGTATTTTCCCTCAATTTTCTCCTCTGGGATTATttgtgcagatgaagaaactgagggtcagagaagagGAGCGGCGGGCCGAGGGTGACGGAGATGCTGAGTCGCCAGGCTGCGGTTAGAAATCAcgcctgaggggcgcctgggtggctcagtcggttgagcggccgacttcggctcaggtcatgatttcgcggtccgtgagttcgagccctgcgtcgggctctgtgctgacagctcagagcctggagcctgtttcggattctgtgtctccctctctctgaccctcccccgttcatgctctgtctctctctgtctcaaaaataaataaacgttaaaaaaaatttttttttttaaagaaatcacgTCTGAGTCCGTGTCCAGACAGCTTCCTCCTGTCCCCTAGGCCAAGGCTCTGAGCATATCCCACTATTCCCGTAAGCCTCTTCAGTAGACACATCTCAAATTCCGATCTTGAGAGCCGGGGCCTGGGTCTTACTTTGTTTTCTGACACTCTCTCGatctctctgggtctccattACCTCCTTTACTGGATAGGGGGTCATAATACCAACTGCCTAAGAAGAAGACCTCTGTTCTCTAGAAACTCTCAGGTGAATCTCTGGTTTAATAGGAATAgtaataataggggcacctaggtggctcaggtggttaagcatccgacttcggctcaggtcatgatctcatggttcgtgggttcgagccccgcgtcgggctctgtgctgacagctcagagcctggagcctgcttcggattctgtctccctctctctctgctatctcctcccatctcctctcctgctctgtctctctctctctcaaaaataaataaacattaaaaagaatagtaatagtaataataacagccATGTGTTGAGGGCTTACTCTGGGCCAGGCTTGCTAGCTGCTTTATGTTCATTGTCCTACTGAATCTTCAAAAGAATCTCATGCATTTGATGCCTCAAAGAATAACTTATAAACAaacattcccattttgcagaagaggacaaaaaaaggctcagggaggttaagaaACTCgcccagactctgtgctgtcagcgcagaaccggcttgagattctccctctctctctgcccctcccctgcttgcactctctctgtctttctcaaaaagaaaaaagaaaagaaacttgccCAGAATCACACAGCGGCAGAGGCAAGACTGAATCCCAACTCTATATGCTTAGCCACCAAACCAAACTCCTTAATGTAATTATCTGGTGAACGGAGACCCTGGTTTGGgggtttactttttttgttgttttattaaattttttaaacatgtattcatttttgagagagagacagagagatagcatgaatgggaaaggggcagagagagagggaaacacagaatccgaagcaggctccaggccctgagctgtcagcacagagcccgtgggctcgaattcacggaccgcgagatcatgacctgagccgaagaagtTCGAGGctcaacgctcaactgactgagccacccaggcgcccctggaggttTACTTTTAAAGGGAACCACAGTAGTCCTGGAGGgaccacccagcccccaccccaacttcCAAGCTGCACTGACCAAGACAGTCTTATTGTCAGATCTCAAGGACCCAAGAGGTCAGGCCTTTCATCCTTAGCCTCAGGGCCAGCCTGTCTTTAAGGCCACTCCTCCTATCCATGAGGCAGCCCCTGGGGGCCATTATAAGAGAAGCTAAGGCCAGAAATGCACCTATGCCCCCAACTTCCCTCCCCCATTTCTATCTTCTTTCCTCCTGAGAGCCTGGTGGAACCCAGAACTTTGATCCTGCTCTGTGGCCCTCACAGTGACTCAGGTTTTATGAGGAGCAGAGATGAAAGGGGTTGAGGCCCAGGGAAGCCTGCTTGACTCCAGAACCATGGAAGCTATGAGTGGCCCTGGAACAGCCTTGTGAATGGGAAAGGTAGGGGGCTGACATGAATCCCCAATCCTTTCCTCAGACCAGAATTCCTGAGAGCAGGACACAAGCAGATGCCTGAGGCCCTAGATCACAGCCCTTGGCTGAGGCCCTGGCCTCCTCCTGTCCTCACTAAGGGGTCCCTTTTCTTCCATCAGAACCCTGTCTGCTTGCTGGGACTCCTGACAAGGAGCTCACCTTTTCGCTGAGCCCCCCACTGAGTCTCCtcttaatttctgaaaaaatagGAAGTACGATTTCAGTGAGATTCCCTATCCCCGAGGGTGTtgatagtaagtggcagagcctgggttTTAAGTCATTGatcgattcattcattcattcattcattcatccaatgcTAACAGTTTTAGGTGATGTGCTAGGCCCTGCTTTGTTGTACCCAGAAGTGGTATCCTAGGAGTCCAGGGATCAAAGAATTCGATTTAAAAACAGGAACCACATTTGGAAGGCCCCATTGGTTTTGGCAAAGCAACAGAAGAGCTTCAAAGGAAGCCACTGGTCATCAGATCAAATCCTGTAAATGACCTGCCAGCAAGTAGGATTCCACGCCTTTCTCAAGCCAGCCCAGCCCGTGAGCAACACCCCTGCCAGTCACTCATTCCATAAACATGTGCTCATCGCCTTCTGCCTGCACATTTCTAGGATACAGAGGTCACCATTTGACAGTTGACCTGTCCCATCCCTGGACAGTCATGACTGCTAAAGTGTTCTTCAAACTCTGCTGGAAATCTGCCTGCCCATAGCTGCCCCCTTTCGTCCTTGCTCTGAAGACACCCCCCGATGACCCAGGATGCCCTTTCTAGGCTAGCAGAAGTCCTCATTCCCACACCCATCTCTTTTTCAGGGGCCCAGACCAACATGGACCTGTTGGCAGGGTGACTGTGACCTCCAAGCGAGGTGTGTGGGGCAGGACAAGGGAGAggctgaggagggggtggggggagtgtgggAAAGAGCCTCGTCTAACCCAACAAGTCCTGGATTCTCCCCGCTTACCTGTGAGTCACCCCCAAACTAGGCCAAACCAGTCCACAGGCCCACAGGCCCACAAACACACGCTGCGTCACACAGGCACACACTGACACACAGTCACTAGCACGGACCCACCGAGTCacacaggcacagagacagaCCGGGACGCTTACACGGACCCACACGGCCAGACACAGAGTCAGAGTTACAGACACTCAGAAATACGGCGGACATGCAGGTCACACACGCACggaaacacacagacacaacGACACACGTGCCTGTTCACAAGACACACAGGCCACTCACAGccgtccccctcctccttctcgtGAAATTTGCCTGCACTTGAACACGGACACACACATGGACGCACACGTATCTTACACATTCCCACTTACAGCCCCAACTGTGTCgcgcctcccccctgccccaatATCTGCCAATCCTGGCCCAGATATGCTTCCCCAGAAAGGGGACCTAGAAGGAGGCCTGCTTCTCCTGGAGGCCTGGAGGTCTGGAGGTCTGCTTCCTGCTTCTGCACCTGAGCCTTAGCCTCTGGTCAGAGTCTGTCATTAGCTACCTAGTCCCCAAATAGCCAGGGAGTGGCAGATAGAGCCCAGGTCCCCTCAGCTGAACCTactgcttcttccttctcctctccgaGGCCTGCCTCCGCTGCctaccttccctctctctgcagccCTTCTCTCCCAGCTGGGGCACCGGAGCAGGTCTCTGAGCAAGCCTGGGtccacctctccctcttccttgccACAGGACGAGGTACCCCAACTCCTGCCCAGGGGCCTGGGCATTTCTGCTGCTGCCAAATCCACCTCTGCGAGGTCCCTGTAAACCCTCTACGGCAACCGCATTCGAccctctgctgtctgcacaggaCCTCTCCTCCGGGAGAGGCAGGATAAAGCAGTGGTTAGAGCACAGGCATCCAGGTTCAAATATCTGACCCCTTTGCTTTCTAgttgactttgggcaagtgatgtaacctctctgagccttagtgtcCCTATTGTAATGGGGGCGGTGAGCAACTTTAGTCCTACTTCATGGGGCTATTTGAGGACTGAAACGAATTATGCTTAGAAAACAAGCCACAAATAAtagccacc belongs to Felis catus isolate Fca126 chromosome C1, F.catus_Fca126_mat1.0, whole genome shotgun sequence and includes:
- the CRYBG2 gene encoding beta/gamma crystallin domain-containing protein 2, producing the protein MAERHGGLGARLARRLAGLGLGRKRRGKRTPEEARARDRPWGGQSCPDLAQGLGSTNNVSLKAQSQSCSEWDLRAGSCGSWLWKRRHSSGGPTQPLGRLQRPAVGSASDLANCASMGPESLALAAETARDLALVPAAAPGCLEQGTSGCACLQPPYTAPDVPLRPEPHGRLEDLLPRPASFPTAQGAKGEPVPAGPALPDPAQTLPRSPSARRTRYHITITLQGHGQAPGEEHEEPKPAQPALHPCGPEESRGWREPPQGPRPITGCLTDLPQEPRPRAPPHREITAQRQELRAHWTPRSPHRRQLDYSEPRTPQDRLLGPNMEEAGGPPAQAEAPVVSATLMWRRPPAQEEMRHRFHKVSLVSGARIEAPPEETLEYSHGREEVNGFAAREETTINFQGPRDEADSRSFQSHGPIFSKKYILAPKEKRPVGRLKEAVGQGDGSPQEPRTEPASRGAVARTEILVPLPGPREPSPHPGVSLISGSPRSLEERRVTRTVQTTVVVGGHVERRVNSSVTVGPVLSGEALPRGRNVARVARAVVVSPQAEGSPSRSQARELISSLVPGERSLPASRLPRPTAVVPRSPGLGSTVGAALGQLPDTGMAEPKDRSALAPARVPEDVHPPQNLDVPAAHPDQDQSRAPEARASEVPRVQGAPRSTQLPLQTSQDHAPLPSSPRQQAHPPSLGPVHPPEQPVVPTHPRTQLSGKPRGPQALPSVKREGLTDPSAVTIPPAVKTEVVVTVPGQPLAPSSTRRKAVPSSGGLSASSPPRNKFVQDSEDVTIFSFTQKERAQGPGVLADPPPAQKEVVQDRSAPVTSSPKPAKVVQAPEGSPSSQKEAVQSIEGGLAPLIKDEAVRGLTASTLLSPQQGEVVGGSAVSPISSPTQKEAIQGPGASAAPFSTQKVIVQDTAVLPAPSSVGKLSPSPGGLPAPVLMGAEASLESQLVPDSIEGKMLPETAKEEEVALAADLEIFLDTLRSMEPPEILRTHRLPRAPRSSYLAMYATLPAIEEDQPGPCVLGPGPQEVPTREEKEEEEEEEEEEPENPYLSDDEKLQRRQESSRPSSSWASRPARSPQASSSPLEMMKKHVADAKGPHAELGPEWQAGSRPISRLGGSLLFGGRVPGTQEAPTLEPLGTKLSALPPHVAPGLRKVPGQLPLLCSERPLPGKPACARPLEEWSPALKTQGKRNTRPGKMILFSEPGCQGSSKEVWQDVADTSGWASMASVRVVRGCWVLYKEPEFRGRKLVLPEGDVELGALSPAWSKQGIGSLRRVVRDYITPEIILYSEESLKGEQVKLTDALEDPQGLERPLRVASATVSAGLWLLYPKPFFEGTPYILEPGEYPTSEAWGTSDPSVGSLKPMRLGCPNVEKPGEPKVVVYEATGFQGQSWEVSRDIYNLQQPEDSQSPHLASVGSLRVLGGCWVGYQKAGFRGHQYLLEEGEYPDWSHWGGYDEVLTSLRVIRTDFGNPAVVLFEAMDFEGHGVEVSEALPDVELARHGPHTQAIHVLSGVWVAYEKVGFSGEQYVLEKGVYRNCDDWGAGNSALASLQPVLQVGEHNLHFVSKIQFFSGPNFLGDHISFEDDQTSLPASFQPQSCRVHGGSWILFDEKNFEGDQHILSEGEFPTLTAMGCLASGVLGSLQKVPLHFSEPSIFLYGLECFEGKEIELDREVRSLQAEGFNNHVLSVRIRGGVWVLCEHSDFRGRQWLVGSCEITNWLTYSGTQRVGSLYPIKQRRAYFRLWNTALRGFLAMPDHVEDMKAGRVVVSQPQEGGSFIWYYEDGLLKNQVAPTMSLQVIGPPSTGSKVVLWAESRLPRQTWSISESGHICSEMFEGRILDVKGGRGYDRDHAVLWEVAKDRASQIWTVHVL